One part of the Eucalyptus grandis isolate ANBG69807.140 chromosome 10, ASM1654582v1, whole genome shotgun sequence genome encodes these proteins:
- the LOC108958188 gene encoding disease resistance protein RPV1-like has product MGNVPTISKLPLIFPRNSRITKETTLPLVYKSSKITSIRYNSYTSILISILQLLNMESKESLIGTTLPMAVRDSIESSLGAEFEVFLNFRGPDTRLNFANCLYHSMDGAGIRVFRDNEEIRKGEVINGKLELTIKSSAIYMPIFSRNYASSAWCLRELAYMMDCSRNRIGKAMILPIFFDVDPEDVKLKTGLYQDALRRHEEKFGYDEVQRWKEAMREVAQIKGWDLKYKGQGELIRSIVAEVLIKLNKRAKNLPDHIVGIQDRVEDVMHLLDEDFPDVRYLVIHGMGGIGKTTLAKVVFNQISSRFHGCSFLSNVREASKGSKVVQLQRQLLSEILHFKLVEISDSDVGINQIKRRFRDKKVLIVLDDLNTWDQFAKLAEKRDWHAFRMDSPPHDYDDISCDIICKAGGLPLALEIVNDRLLMHDLLRDLGREIVRLEDPKFPKKRSRLWCPKVALDVVQTRKVNHDLKVIHLMRCHLSRTPDFSTCLNLKILVLDGHCPKSLQIGSSISKLERLKHLEIIAAQVQPSRLSTGFHFDLFAVPPAICDLKYLSSLKLEGQCMRELHPSIGEMAGLTCLSLRGCCRLRKLPLSIGKLRSLLLLNLLYTRIEELPDSIGELKRLEEMNLGYTQIRELPSTIGGLKSLLALNLQRTKITELPPSIGYLIRLECLLMAGSKIKELPKAIGMLENLKVLESRNCKNLDGEIPSEIGRVSSLEVLDVSGSKVSRVPTTINQLSRLQELRFGDCHKLERLPQLPASLKVLCFGAGTALGSPAQTLSKGKGKSAKLEDWNITWPSQLWALSIFCDDPRSLTKLPSSLSLLELRDVQSPIKQPFLSNLRYLKHLSRLTLFRCWLKEIEFEQLENLHCLSVAESESLVRLSGLSNLGKLEELTVRSCSQLIEIRDIEELQSLKELLIRKCSSIKRLPNLSKLYKLRTLHLFNCESLQYLPDVSNACHPSVHGCPMLGESSDDSANYVCGLLSQSNLRNRRN; this is encoded by the exons ATGGGGAATGTCCCCACCATTTCCAAGTTGCCTCTTATTTTCCCACGAAATAGCCGAATCACTAAGGAGACCACTCTCCCGCTCGTCTATAAATCCTCCAAAATCACATCTATTAGATACAACTCTTATACCTCTATCCTCATCAGTATACTTCAGCTTCTGAATATGGAGAGCAAGGAGTCATTGATTGGAACTACTCTGCCGATGGCTGTTAGAGACAGCATCGAGTCATCTCTAGGGGCTGAATTCGAGGTGTTCTTAAATTTTAGAGGGCCTGACACTCGTCTGAATTTTGCCAATTGCCTCTATCACTCTATGGACGGAGCTGGGATTCGCGTTTTCAGAGACAATGAAGAGATTAGAAAAGGCGAAGTAATCAATGGCAAACTGGAGCTCACAATCAAGAGCTCCGCAATCTATATGCCCATCTTTTCTAGAAATTACGCGTCGAGTGCATGGTGCCTTCGCGAGCTTGCATACATGATGGATTGCTCAAGAAACAGAATCGGCAAAGCAATGATCTTGCCGATTTTCTTTGACGTGGATCCTGAAGATGTCAAGCTCAAAACCGGATTATACCAAGACGCTCTGCGGAGGCATGAGGAGAAGTTTGGCTACGATGAAGTGCAGCGATGGAAGGAGGCTATGAGGGAGGTCGCTCAAATCAAAGGATGGGATCTCAAATATAAAGG CCAAGGTGAACTCATTAGATCAATCGTGGCTGAAGTTTTGATCAAGCTGAATAAAAGAGCCAAAAATTTGCCCGATCATATAGTTGGAATTCAGGATCGTGTtgaagacgtcatgcacttatTAGATGAAGATTTTCCTGATGTACGCTATCTAGTAATCCATGGTATGGGAGGCATCGGTAAAACAACCCTTGCAAAGGTTGTCTTTAATCAAATTTCTAGTCGGTTTCATGGATGTAGCTTTCTTTCTAATGTCCGAGAAGCTTCAAAAGGCAGCAAAGTTGTTCAATTGCAAAGGCAATTGTTGTCAGAAATTCTTCACTTCAAACTAGTGGAGATTTCTGATTCTGATGTAGGGAttaaccaaattaaaagaagaTTCCGTGACAAGAAAGTCCTCATTGTCCTTGACGACCTAAATACATGGGACCAATTTGCAAAACTTGCAGAAAAGCGTGATTG GCATGCTTTCAGAATGGATTCACCTCCACATGATTATGATGATATTTCTTGCGATATCATTTGCAAAGCTGGTGGACTTCCTTTGGCTCTCGAG attgTCAATGATAGATTGCTGATGCATGATCTCCTcagagatcttggaagagaaattgttcgACTGGAAGACCCCAAATTTCCTAAGAAGCGTAGCAGACTATGGTGTCCTAAGGTTGCGTTGGATGTAGTGCAGACTAGAAAg GTGAATCATGACTTGAAAGTAATACATCTCATGAGATGTCATCTCTCAAGAACTCCTGACTTCTCAAcatgcttgaatttgaagataCTGGTTCTTGATGGACATTGTCCAAAGTCACTACAAATTGGTAGCTCTATCAGTAAGCTAGAGCGACTAAAGCACTTGGAAATAATTGCAGCCCAAGTTCAGCCATCAAGGCTGTCAACAGGCTTCCATTTTGACTTGTTCGCAGTGCCTCCTGCAATATGTGATCTAAAATACCTGTCAAGTCTAAAGCTGGAGGGGCAATGTATGCGAGAGCTTCATCCATCTATTGGAGAGATGGCGGGCTTGACATGCTTGTCTTTAAGGGGTTGTTGTCGGCTTAGAAAACTTCCTCTATCCATTGGGAAATTGAGATCATTGCTCCTTTTGAATTTGCTCTACACAAGAATCGAAGAGTTACCTGATTCTATTGGAGAACTCAAAAGGTTGGAGGAAATGAATCTAGGATACACTCAAATAAGGGAGCTACCAAGCACCATTGGAGGACTAAAATCATTGCTTGCCTTAAACTTGCAGCGTACAAAGATTACAGAACTGCCTCCATCTATTGGGTATCTTATAAGGCTTGAATGCTTATTAATGGCTGGGAGTAAGATAAAAGAGTTACCGAAGGCCATAGGGATGTTGGAGAATCTTAAAGTGTTGGAATCCCGCAATTGTAAAAATTTGGATGGGGAAATCCCAAGCGAGATTGGACGAGTATCCTCTTTGGAGGTGCTGGACGTATCAGGTAGCAAGGTAAGCAGGGTGCCAACCACCATTAATCAGCTGTCTCGTCTTCAAGAACTTCGTTTTGGAGATTGTCATAAGCTTGAAAGGTTGCCGCAACTTCCTGCAAGCCTAAAAGTTCTGTGTTTCGGAGCGGGGACTGCGCTTGGCTCCCCCGCACAAACTTTATCCAAGGGGAAAGGGAAGTCAGCAAAGCTGGAGGATTGGAATATCACATGGCCCTCTCAGCTTTGGGCACTTAGCATATTTTGTGATGATCCTCGATCTCTCACAAAGCTTCCCTCCAGTCTTTCTCTTCTGGAATTAAGAGATGTCCAGTCACCGATAAAACAGCCATTCTTGTCCAACTTGAGATATTTGAAACATTTGTCCAGGTTAACACTCTTTAGATGTTGGTTGAAAGAGATCGAGTTTGAACAGTTAGAGAATCTCCATTGTTTGAGTGTGGCTGAATCTGAATCTCTGGTGAGGCTATCAGGTCTATCAAACTTAGGAAAGCTCGAAGAGCTAACAGTGAGGAGTTGCTCGCAGCTGATCGAGATTCGAGATATAGAAGAATTGCAATCGTTGAAGGAATTATTAATTAGGAAATGCAGCTCCATAAAAAGGTTACCTAATCTATCAAAACTATATAAGTTGCGGACACTGCACCTCTTTAACTGTGAATCACTGCAATATTTGCCTGATGTATCAAATGCATGTCATCCCTCTGTTCATGGATGCCCAATGTTAGGCGAGTCTAGTGACGACAGTGCGAATTACGTGTGCGGTTTACTCAGTCAATCAAACCTAAGGAACAGAAGGAATTGA